One Sander vitreus isolate 19-12246 chromosome 22, sanVit1, whole genome shotgun sequence DNA segment encodes these proteins:
- the fzd8a gene encoding frizzled-8a has product MDLFGIYLLLSLALLPRSSCTTAKEITCQEIAVPLCKGVGYNYTYMPNQFNHDTQDEAGLEVHQFWPLVEIQCSPDLKFFLCSMYTPICLEDYKKPLPPCRSVCERARAGCAPLMRQYGFPWPDRMKCDLLPVQGNPDTLCMDYNRTDSTTVSPVLSKPTNHPGKGNNPPKNKPSRPGAPGKYKPPAAPCEPGCKCLEPMVPVNTDRHPLYNRVKTGQITNCAMPCHNPYFTHDERAFTAFWIGLWSVLCFVSTFATVATFLIDMERFKYPERPIIFLSACYMFVSAGYIVRLIAGHENVACNREFDVEHIHYETTGPALCTVVFLLIYFFGMASSIWWVILSLTWFLAAGMKWGNEAIASYSQYFHLAAWLIPSMKSIAVLALSSVDGDSVAGICYVGNQNLDNLRGFVLAPLVIYLFIGTMFLLAGFVSLFRIRSVIKQGGTKTDKLEKLMIRIGIFTVLYTVPATIIVSCYFYEQHNRQSWEITHNCSNCLLERDRRSPDYAVFMLKYFMCLLVGITSGVWIWSGKTLDSWRTFCTRCCWGSKGTSGSMYSDVSTGLTWRSGTASSVSCPKQMPLSQV; this is encoded by the coding sequence ATGGACCTGTTTGGGATTTACCTGCTCCTCTCACTCGCTCTCCTGCCCCGATCCAGCTGCACCACGGCCAAGGAGATCACCTGCCAGGAGATAGCCGTGCCTCTGTGTAAGGGGGTCGGCTACAACTACACCTACATGCCTAACCAGTTTAACCACGACACGCAGGACGAGGCTGGACTGGAGGTGCACCAGTTCTGGCCTCTGGTTGAGATTCAGTGTTCACCTGACCTGAAGTTCTTCTTGTGCAGCATGTACACCCCGATCTGCCTGGAGGACTATAAGAAACCTCTCCCGCCGTGCCGgagcgtgtgtgagagagcccGGGCTGGCTGTGCGCCTCTCATGAGGCAGTACGGCTTCCCCTGGCCGGACAGGATGAAATGCGACCTGCTGCCGGTGCAAGGCAACCCAGACACTCTGTGCATGGACTACAACAGAACCGACTCCACTACAgtctctcctgtcctctccaAACCCACCAACCATCCCGGTAAGGGTAACAATCCACCTAAAAATAAGCCCAGCCGACCCGGCGCGCCTGGGAAATACAAGCCGCCTGCCGCCCCATGTGAGCCGGGGTGCAAGTGTTTGGAGCCTATGGTGCCGGTGAACACGGACCGTCACCCACTCTATAACCGTGTCAAAACGGGTCAGATCACGAACTGCGCCATGCCGTGCCACAACCCTTATTTTACGCACGACGAGAGAGCATTCACCGCCTTTTGGATAGGACTTTGGTCCGTGTTGTGCTTCGTGTCAACTTTTGCCACGGTCGCCACTTTCCTCATCGACATGGAGCGGTTTAAGTATCCAGAGAGACCAATCATCTTCCTCTCAGCTTGTTACATGTTTGTGTCAGCCGGCTACATTGTCAGACTGATCGCCGGGCACGAGAACGTGGCGTGCAACCGGGAGTTCGATGTGGAGCACATCCACTATGAGACCACCGGCCCCGCACtctgcactgtggtcttcctcCTTATTTACTTTTTCGGCATGGCCAGCTCAATCTGGTGGGTCATCCTGTCTCTGACCTGGTTCCTCGCAGCCGGGATGAAGTGGGGCAACGAGGCGATCGCCAGTTACTCCCAGTACTTCCACCTGGCCGCCTGGCTCATCCCCAGCATGAAGTCCATTGCCGTCCTGGCTCTGAGCTCCGTGGACGGAGACTCGGTGGCTGGCATCTGCTACGTGGGGAACCAGAACCTGGACAACCTGCGGGGCTTTGTTTTAGCCCCTTtggtgatttatttattcataggCACTATGTTCCTCCTGGCCGGATTTGTGTCCCTGTTCAGGATCCGCAGCGTCATCAAACAAGGTGGCACCAAAACTGACAAACTAGAGAAGCTGATGATTCGAATAGGCATCTTCACAGTGCTCTACACGGTGCCAGCCACTATCATAGTCTCCTGTTACTTTTATGAGCAGCACAACAGGCAGAGCTGGGAGATCACACACAACTGCTCCAACTGTTTGTTAGAGAGGGACCGCAGGAGTCCGGACTATGCCGTTTTTATGTTAAAGTACTTTATGTGCCTTCTGGTGGGCATCACGTCCGGAGTGTGGATCTGGTCTGGTAAAACTTTGGACTCCTGGAGGACTTTTTGCACCAGGTGCTGCTGGGGCAGTAAAGGCACCAGTGGCTCCATGTACAGCGACGTGAGCACAGGACTAACGTGGAGGTCAGGAACGGCCAGCTCAGTGTCTTGCCCCAAGCAGATGCCATTGTCCCAGGTttga